From the Anguilla anguilla isolate fAngAng1 chromosome 6, fAngAng1.pri, whole genome shotgun sequence genome, one window contains:
- the mep1a.2 gene encoding meprin A subunit alpha yields the protein MVFNPSFRIIVLTIFVIFKVQAIPALPDDEADRGELRDDIPEINLESERELFEGDIAGDPKRNAILDETARWKFPIPYILTDSLDLNAKGVILQAFEMYRLKSCVDFKPYEGEETYLSFTKLSGCWSFVGDLHEGQNVSIGERCDSKAIVEHELLHALGFYHEQSRSDRDDYVKIWWDQIIPGKEHNFNKYEDDFITDLNTPYDYESIMHYRPLSFNKNESVPTITTAIPFFNEIIGQRLDFSAVDLVRLNRMYKCAATVTLLDQCSFEQINICGMTQSEEDDADWVQTLSTSGSEDQTLAGRCRDAGYYMQFKTSGLEVGKSAVLESRILYPKRTQQCLQFFYKTTRNTSDVLVIWTKADDGTGNVRKLKKVHTIKGDGDESWKIAHVTLQSKDKFRYVFQGVVGPGASGGIFIDDITLSEARCPGNVWQIRNFTRLLQTTPSGQAIASPLFYSPEGYGYGVRVYPNGKAAAAAGYVSAYLHLSSGENDGVLEWPAANRQATVIAMDQDPDARLRMSASRSFTTELDPMWNKPSSGGVWDESCQCYRGPEFGWSTFISHQQLMRRSFLKNDDLIITVDFEDLTHLVKSEVPVKPKPAGPLRDRVETSHQNPVGPAEVPKQREARSVLADPCRPNPCLNGGACVERHGQATCRCATSRATFYTGEMCESQRIEGNVLGVLIGGAAGTVALTVAIIAVIRRRNTEGF from the exons ATGATGAAGCTGACAGAGGGGAGTTAAGGGATGATATTCCTGAAATAAATCTAG AATCCGAGAGAGAACTGTTTGAGGGGGATATTGCAGGAGAT ccaaaaAGAAACGCAATATTGGATGAGACTGCAAGATGGAAGTTTCCCATACCTTACATTTTAACTGATTCATTGG aTCTGAACGCAAAAGGCGTGATTCTCCAAGCATTTGAAATGTACCGTCTGAAATCGTGTGTGGACTTCAAACCCTATGAAGGAGAGGAAACGTACCTGTCCTTCACGAAACTGAGCGG ATGCTGGTCGTTTGTGGGAGATCTGCACGAGGGCCAGAATGTTTCCATTGGTGAGAGGTGTGACAGCAAGGCCATCGTTGAACATGAGCTTCTGCACGCGCTGGGATTTTACCACGAGCAATCCAGATCGGATCGGGATGACTATGTCAAGATCTGGTGGGATCAAATCATTCCTG GAAAGGAGCACAACTTCAACAAGTATGAGGACGACTTCATCACCGACCTGAACACGCCCTACGACTACGAATCAATAATGCACTACAGGCCCCTCTCCTTCAACAAGAACGAATCCGTGCCCACCATCACCACGGCCATCCCGTTCTTCAACGAGATCATCGGCCAGCGTCTGGACTTCAGTGCGGTTGACCTGGTCAGGCTGAACCGCATGTACAAGTGCG CTGCCACGGTAACCCTCTTGGACCAGTGCTCCTTCGAGCAGATCAATATATGTGGCATGACCCAGAGCGAGGAGGACGATGCCGATTGGGTCCAGACTCTGAGCACCTCTGGGTCAGAGGATCAAACCCTGGCTGGGCGCTGCAGAG ATGCTGGATATTACATGCAGTTCAAAACCTCCGGATTGGAAGTGGGTAAGAGTGCCGTCCTGGAGTCTCGTATTCTGTACCCCAAGAGGACCCAGCAGTGCCTTCAGTTTTTCTACAAGACCACAAGGAACACCAGCGACGTGCTCGTCATCTGGACCAAAGCGGACGATGGCACAGGGAACGTCCGTAAACTCAAGAAAGTGCACACCATCAAAG GCGATGGAGATGAGTCCTGGAAGATCGCTCACGTGACGCTCCAGAGCAAGGACAAGTTCCGCTACGTCTTCCAGGGCGTCGTGGGGCCGGGCGCAAGTGGCGGCATTTTCATCGACGACATAACCCTGTCTGAGGCTCGTTGCCCCGGCAACGTCTGGCAGATCCGCAACTTCACCCGCCTGCTCCAGACCACGCCCAGCGGCCAAGCCATCGCCAGTCCGCTCTTCTACAGCCCCGAGGGCTACGGCTACGGCGTCCGAGTGTACCCCAACGGCAAagccgccgccgcggcgggCTACGTGAGCGCGTACCTCCACCTGTCCAGCGGGGAGAACGACGGGGTGCTGGAGTGGCCAGCGGCAAACCGCCAGGCCACCGTAATCGCCATGGACCAGGATCCGGACGCGCGGCTTCGAATGTCGGCCAGCAGGAGCTTCACCACGG AATTGGACCCCATGTGGAACAAACCAAGCTCCGGAGGAGTGTGGGACGAGTCCTGCCAGTGCTACAGAGGCCCTGAATTTGGCTGGAGCACTTTTATATCACACCAGCAGCTCATGAGGAGAAGCTTCCTGAAGAACGATGACCTCATTATAACCGTTGACTTTGAAg ATCTGACCCATCTGGTGAAGTCAGAGGTTCCCGTCAAGCCAAAACCAGCCGGTCCTCTGCGGGACCGGGTGGAAACGTCCCATCAGAATCCTGTGGGCCCCGCTGAGGTCCCGAAACAGCGAGAGGCACGATCCGTCCTCGCCGATCCATGCCGACCCAACCCCTGTCTCAACGGGGGAGCGTGTGTAGAGCGACACGGACAGGCAACATGCAG ATGTGCAACGAGCCGGGCCACATTCTACACGGGCGAAATGTGCGAGAGCCAGCGGATCGAAGGGAATGTCCTCGgggtgctgattggtggagccGCCGGCACGGTCGCTTTGACGGTGGCTATCATCGCGGTCATCCGGAGAAGGAACACTGAGGGTTTTTAA